A window of Hemibagrus wyckioides isolate EC202008001 linkage group LG03, SWU_Hwy_1.0, whole genome shotgun sequence contains these coding sequences:
- the LOC131346431 gene encoding integumentary mucin C.1-like codes for MATTTTPTSSISEPTTDTSLPSTTTPTITTASTPSTIPETTERTPSTTTTTAPTTVEITTMATTTTPTSSISEPTTDTSLPSTTTP; via the exons ATGGCAACTACTACCACCCCAACGAGTTCAATTTCAGAACCAACCACTGATACTTCATTGccttcaactacaacaccaacaa tcacAACTGCTAGCACTCcaagtacaattcctgaaacaacagaaagaaccccatcgacaaca acaaccacagcaccaacaacagtagAAATAACTACAATGGCAACTACTACCACCCCAACGAGTTCAATTTCAGAACCAACCACTGATACTTCATTGccttcaactacaacacca